A stretch of the Thiocystis violascens DSM 198 genome encodes the following:
- a CDS encoding Crp/Fnr family transcriptional regulator, which yields MIQDSSQQRRLIERFAFLRDGGEALRETFFAQAKVATLPAEHIICRDGGQCSQLALVLAGTGRVYKLGENGREITLYRIEAGQSCVVTASCILSQRPFPAFAVCETEVEAAVVAQGDVQRWLTSSSHWRDFIFAQVAERIGEVFSVLDAVLFQPLDQRLAALLLHRARRSPKGAARGRILRVTHQELAVELGSSREVITRLLRDFEKTGALLTGRGQIELLDPSILEAR from the coding sequence ATGATCCAGGATTCCAGCCAGCAACGCCGTCTGATCGAGCGCTTTGCGTTTCTGCGCGACGGCGGCGAGGCACTGCGCGAGACCTTTTTCGCGCAGGCAAAGGTGGCGACACTCCCGGCCGAGCACATCATCTGTCGCGACGGCGGCCAATGTTCCCAACTCGCGCTGGTGCTCGCGGGGACGGGACGTGTTTATAAACTCGGCGAGAATGGCCGCGAAATCACCCTGTACCGGATCGAGGCCGGTCAAAGCTGCGTGGTGACGGCGTCCTGCATCCTGAGCCAACGCCCCTTTCCCGCCTTCGCCGTCTGCGAGACCGAGGTCGAGGCCGCCGTGGTGGCTCAGGGCGATGTGCAACGCTGGCTGACCTCCTCTTCGCACTGGCGCGATTTTATCTTCGCTCAGGTGGCCGAACGCATCGGCGAGGTCTTCTCGGTTCTGGACGCGGTGCTGTTCCAACCGCTGGATCAGCGACTCGCGGCGCTTTTGCTGCACCGCGCCAGACGGTCGCCGAAAGGCGCCGCGAGGGGTCGCATCCTGCGTGTCACGCATCAGGAATTGGCCGTGGAACTGGGCTCGTCGCGCGAAGTGATCACGCGCCTGCTGAGGGATTTCGAAAAAACGGGGGCGCTGCTGACCGGACGCGGTCAAATCGAACTTCTCGATCCGAGCATCCTGGAAGCGCGTTGA
- a CDS encoding GGDEF domain-containing protein, producing MDHRSTRQQGLIEPNEQLEPLSIPAGGGSCAPGSEQAALEQLAVTLRVWGQYAFDLDEIDASAIREQIEHWVLNLLVARAPAETLSSSRNAEPGSANPCDWAGLSEFVTLMRRREQNYVNRQILGTRQVMGDFVQTLGQILAEDQEEQTRVTSIIGKLRCAIESNAPVETLSQEAIHAIDLITHITQEREQRHQIMLHHLTARLQTLRGELDAAQREMELDSMTRLYNRKAFDTQLDRVFELSKLSGQPACLMMVDADFFKTINDRFGHPVGDLVLRRLANCCAEAFPRKTDFVARYGGEEFAVVLQDTSLKTAIQLGERLLDAVRAMTIEHESGVIRITISIGLAEIDPHASAGQWLRATDSALYRAKSNGRDQLACLTAS from the coding sequence ATGGATCATCGTTCGACACGCCAACAGGGCCTTATCGAGCCCAACGAACAGCTCGAACCTTTATCGATACCCGCTGGCGGCGGCTCATGCGCGCCAGGCTCCGAACAGGCCGCGCTGGAACAATTGGCCGTGACCCTGCGCGTTTGGGGTCAGTATGCTTTCGATCTGGACGAGATCGATGCGTCCGCCATTCGCGAGCAAATCGAACACTGGGTGCTGAATTTGCTGGTCGCCCGCGCGCCAGCGGAGACCCTGTCGAGCAGCCGGAATGCCGAGCCAGGCAGCGCAAACCCCTGCGATTGGGCGGGGCTGAGCGAATTCGTCACCCTCATGCGACGCCGTGAGCAAAACTATGTGAATCGGCAGATTTTGGGCACGCGCCAGGTGATGGGGGATTTCGTGCAAACCCTGGGGCAGATCCTGGCCGAGGATCAGGAAGAGCAGACGCGGGTCACCAGCATCATCGGCAAACTTCGCTGCGCGATCGAGAGCAACGCCCCGGTGGAAACCCTAAGCCAGGAAGCGATTCACGCCATCGATTTGATCACGCATATCACCCAGGAACGCGAGCAGCGCCATCAAATCATGCTCCATCATTTGACGGCCAGGCTACAAACGCTACGCGGCGAATTGGATGCCGCGCAGCGGGAGATGGAACTGGACTCGATGACCCGTCTCTATAATCGCAAGGCTTTCGATACACAGTTGGATCGGGTCTTCGAACTCAGTAAGCTCTCCGGGCAGCCGGCGTGTCTTATGATGGTGGATGCCGATTTTTTCAAAACGATCAATGACCGGTTCGGACACCCCGTCGGCGATCTGGTGCTGCGGCGGCTGGCGAATTGCTGCGCCGAGGCATTTCCGCGCAAAACGGATTTTGTCGCGCGCTATGGCGGCGAGGAGTTCGCGGTCGTGTTGCAGGATACCTCGCTCAAGACGGCGATCCAGCTCGGCGAACGCCTGCTGGACGCCGTCCGTGCGATGACGATCGAGCACGAATCGGGGGTTATCCGCATCACCATCTCGATCGGTCTGGCCGAAATCGATCCGCATGCGAGCGCCGGCCAGTGGCTGCGCGCGACCGACAGCGCGCTCTATCGAGCGAAAAGCAATGGACGCGATCAACTCGCCTGCCTGACGGCAAGTTGA
- a CDS encoding Bcr/CflA family multidrug efflux MFS transporter: MPIRPTLLIALGLLAGLTPFAIDLYLPSLPSIAQDLASSIELAQITVTVYLAVFATAQLFLGPLSDILGRRLTIGGGLVLFLLADLGCALAPSMEWLLAARAVQALGGAAVAVTIPALVRDLYEKDDYARVMGLVMLVMSMAPLVAPTVGSLIISLASWRMVFLALFVIALIAALLFFRLVHETLHAHHRHVFDLGLILRNYLRILRHRVALGYLLTAAASFAGMMTFIVTSPYVYIQLHHLPATWFGPAFGANVALGMVFSLLNARFVARLGSDRLLRWGLSAQGLAGALALLLLMVGETPLWAIVTMAALYLGMTGVVLGNAMAGFMSFFPKSAGTASAFAGATRFGAGALMGTLVSLLHDGSAGPMLLGMGVSGLLGLATFGILCHGFRSIPLPR, from the coding sequence ATGCCAATCCGCCCTACCCTCCTGATCGCGCTTGGCCTGTTGGCTGGCCTGACGCCCTTCGCGATCGATCTGTATCTCCCAAGCCTGCCCTCCATCGCCCAGGATCTGGCCTCGTCGATCGAACTGGCGCAGATCACCGTGACCGTCTATCTGGCGGTCTTCGCCACCGCCCAACTCTTCCTCGGGCCGCTGTCGGATATCCTGGGGCGGCGCCTGACCATCGGGGGCGGACTCGTTCTGTTTCTGCTGGCGGATCTGGGCTGCGCGCTGGCGCCGAGCATGGAGTGGCTGCTCGCGGCGCGCGCGGTACAGGCGCTCGGCGGCGCGGCCGTGGCGGTGACCATCCCCGCCCTGGTGCGGGATCTCTACGAGAAGGACGACTATGCTCGGGTCATGGGGCTGGTCATGCTGGTCATGTCCATGGCTCCCTTGGTGGCGCCGACCGTGGGCTCGCTGATCATCAGTCTGGCAAGCTGGCGGATGGTCTTTCTGGCGCTCTTTGTCATTGCCTTGATCGCGGCCCTGCTCTTTTTTCGACTGGTGCACGAAACGCTTCACGCGCACCATCGTCATGTCTTCGATCTCGGCCTGATCCTGCGCAACTATCTGCGGATCCTGCGCCATCGGGTCGCGCTGGGTTACCTGCTGACCGCCGCAGCCAGTTTCGCCGGCATGATGACCTTCATCGTGACTTCACCCTATGTCTACATCCAGCTCCATCACCTCCCCGCCACCTGGTTCGGCCCCGCCTTCGGCGCGAACGTGGCGCTGGGGATGGTGTTTTCCTTGCTGAACGCGCGCTTCGTGGCGCGTCTGGGGTCTGACCGACTGCTGCGTTGGGGACTGAGCGCGCAGGGGCTGGCGGGCGCCCTGGCGCTGTTGCTCTTGATGGTCGGCGAGACGCCCTTGTGGGCGATCGTGACGATGGCCGCGCTCTATCTCGGCATGACCGGGGTGGTGCTCGGCAACGCCATGGCCGGCTTCATGTCCTTTTTCCCCAAGAGCGCGGGCACCGCCTCGGCCTTCGCGGGCGCGACCCGCTTCGGCGCCGGCGCGCTGATGGGCACCCTGGTCAGTCTGCTACACGACGGCAGCGCCGGACCGATGCTGCTCGGCATGGGCGTTTCGGGCCTGCTGGGGCTGGCGACCTTCGGGATCTTGTGCCATGGTTTCCGCTCCATTCCGCTGCCGCGTTGA
- a CDS encoding cytochrome b/b6 domain-containing protein produces MAIRRVRIFTLFERFWHWSQMLLIMFLMITGFGIHGFHQLFDFENAVTLHTLAAFALLLLWAFSIFWLFTTRHWRHFIPTVKGMWGVLRFYILGIFKGEHHPYRKAFWRKHNPLQALTYLMLKIVLFPLIWVSGLAYLFYFLWRDVPDATQWLEGVALVHTAAAFTILTFVLIHVYMLTTGHSFREHIMPMINGFDEVDLTPEEEAYLQNDEPENIR; encoded by the coding sequence ATGGCCATTCGTCGCGTCAGGATTTTCACGCTGTTTGAACGTTTTTGGCACTGGTCACAGATGCTTCTGATCATGTTCCTGATGATCACGGGTTTCGGGATCCACGGATTCCATCAACTGTTTGACTTCGAGAACGCCGTCACGCTGCACACCCTCGCCGCCTTCGCGCTGCTGTTGCTCTGGGCCTTCAGTATTTTCTGGCTGTTCACGACCCGGCACTGGCGCCATTTCATCCCGACCGTCAAGGGGATGTGGGGAGTGCTGCGCTTTTATATCCTCGGCATCTTCAAGGGCGAGCACCATCCCTACCGCAAGGCGTTCTGGCGCAAGCACAACCCCTTGCAGGCGCTCACCTATCTGATGCTCAAGATCGTGCTGTTCCCGCTGATCTGGGTGTCCGGGTTAGCCTATCTGTTCTATTTCCTGTGGCGCGACGTGCCCGATGCGACCCAATGGCTGGAAGGCGTGGCGCTGGTGCATACCGCGGCCGCCTTCACGATCCTGACCTTCGTCCTGATCCACGTCTATATGTTGACCACGGGGCACTCGTTCCGCGAGCACATCATGCCGATGATCAATGGCTTCGACGAAGTGGATCTGACCCCGGAAGAGGAAGCCTATCTGCAGAACGACGAGCCGGAGAACATTCGTTAG
- the ubiT gene encoding ubiquinone anaerobic biosynthesis accessory factor UbiT encodes MSAPPRFLYPLTFPLRLMPSVMHSRVLATMLNQVMKEALLEGELDFLQGRRVAIEIDDIGVRYLLGLSEGRIRGYGNESKADASIAGGLREFLLLAARREDADTLFFQRRLRMSGDTELGLYLKNFFDAFEPPERWVPLTRALDRMASIRFPGR; translated from the coding sequence ATGTCCGCTCCACCACGTTTTCTCTATCCCTTGACCTTCCCCTTGCGGCTCATGCCGAGTGTCATGCACAGCCGAGTGCTGGCGACGATGCTCAATCAGGTGATGAAAGAAGCCCTGCTGGAAGGCGAACTGGATTTTCTGCAAGGGCGCCGGGTCGCGATCGAGATCGATGATATCGGTGTGCGTTATTTGTTGGGGCTCAGCGAGGGGCGCATCCGGGGATATGGCAACGAGTCCAAGGCCGATGCCAGCATCGCGGGCGGTCTGCGGGAGTTTCTGCTCCTTGCCGCGCGGCGCGAGGATGCGGATACGCTCTTTTTTCAACGTCGGTTGAGGATGTCCGGCGATACCGAACTGGGTTTGTATCTAAAGAATTTTTTCGATGCCTTCGAGCCGCCGGAGCGCTGGGTACCCTTGACTCGGGCATTGGATCGAATGGCGAGTATCCGCTTTCCCGGTCGTTGA
- a CDS encoding YgaP family membrane protein: MNMPKNIGDTDRNIRFIAGGAVVLLGLIYTWWLILIGLILIGTAYLRSCPAYTLIGMDTNKK, translated from the coding sequence ATGAATATGCCCAAAAACATCGGTGACACTGATCGTAACATCCGTTTTATCGCGGGCGGTGCGGTCGTTTTGCTTGGTCTGATTTACACTTGGTGGCTTATTCTGATCGGTCTCATTCTGATCGGGACCGCGTATCTGCGTTCGTGCCCGGCCTATACGCTCATCGGCATGGATACCAACAAAAAGTAA
- a CDS encoding response regulator: protein MTDEDDRPEAAECRPTDRALRDREPLFQAMFMNAPLCILIHDADTGEMLEANPTACAQYGYASFESLKAGFGQIWLEPPYSIEDSVQWATKTILEGPQQFEWCYRHAEGKLQWEWVHLSTLVLHGKLCILAMTVDITHKKQIAADLQASQAYASAIIDAAPVPIAVIDEGQRINYLNPAFIEMFGYTLEDVPTLADWWPRAYPDPDYRQWVQGILQERLAHVEQAGGRFEPLDELLAVDVRCKDGRVRTVQGGATHLGPAFGGLYLFNFYDVTDLKQAREQAEQSARVKSEFLTNMSHEIRTPLNAMLGLAQLLEGEALSAEQCHLVQRLREAGQSLLALVNDILDLSKLAAGQLRLTARTFSPAAVLAQVASLLGQEARAKGLAFRIDAPANLAAWLRGDSLRLEQILVNLVGNAVKFTDHGEVRIQVSQADIDTQRVRLRLEIQDTGIGITPEHLPTLGAAFTQADGSITRRFGGTGLGLAISKQLVERMEGTFGIDSTLGVGSAFWCELPFARASADDAIPLEKAAPAERTLGPRLSGVHCLVADDCPLNQELVERALRCEGARVTLVADGRQALDWLRDHPKAIDAVLMDIQMPVMDGLTAARAIREELGLIELPVIACSAGVLAEHRQQAHEAGFSDFLAKPMDLEDLVAVLQRWCATPAADAAPPTGVPTRTLSGAPRTVFPDIPGLDTHQAARLLGDDWSLFIKLLPKLTMDFRDAAQRTRDDLARGAMADAALGLHSLQGRLGYLGARELIQTARTLEQGLLDGRTDLEDMIDTLEGQLAALLSALAPWLEQSTQPAASAGAANALDSTQLAALHAALIRGDLAALALFEVLEPALVRRDGEAATAALAETIRLLRFDEALALLAPEPDPSLDAADRSQRRSSCQTGLKKILIVDDDPVSVQLAGAALMSDYQCEFALSGARALERLNIGAPPALILLDLMMPEMDGYALCRWLRGDPRWRDLPVIYVTASQDLESETRALRTGATDFISKPINPPVLRLRVGLQIELRKREQALRESEARFERLAHYDALTGLPNRLLLADRLHQAMVQTLRRGQSLALAYLDLDGFKAINDRHGHAAGDQLLKVVSERMQQAVREGDTLARLGGDEFVAVLVDLADSDASVPLLKRLLAAAAAPVPLGELVVQVSASIGVTFYPQPDEIDADQLLRQADRAMYQAKLTGKNRYQVFDREDDRRPWPS from the coding sequence ATGACAGACGAGGATGACCGACCCGAAGCGGCCGAATGCCGCCCGACCGACCGTGCCTTGCGGGACCGCGAGCCACTGTTCCAAGCGATGTTTATGAACGCCCCGCTCTGCATCCTGATCCACGACGCGGACACCGGCGAGATGCTGGAGGCCAATCCCACCGCCTGCGCGCAGTACGGATATGCTTCGTTCGAGTCGCTCAAGGCCGGCTTCGGTCAGATTTGGCTCGAACCGCCTTACTCTATCGAAGACTCGGTGCAGTGGGCCACCAAGACGATCCTGGAAGGCCCGCAGCAATTCGAATGGTGCTATCGCCACGCCGAGGGCAAGTTGCAGTGGGAATGGGTGCATCTGAGCACGCTCGTCCTGCACGGCAAGCTCTGCATCCTGGCCATGACGGTCGACATCACGCACAAAAAGCAAATCGCGGCGGACCTGCAAGCCAGCCAAGCATACGCCAGCGCCATCATCGACGCCGCGCCCGTCCCCATTGCCGTGATCGACGAGGGGCAGCGCATCAACTACTTAAACCCCGCCTTCATCGAGATGTTCGGCTATACCCTGGAGGACGTCCCCACCCTGGCGGACTGGTGGCCGCGGGCCTACCCGGACCCCGACTATCGCCAATGGGTCCAGGGCATTTTGCAGGAGCGTCTGGCGCACGTCGAGCAGGCGGGCGGGCGATTCGAACCGCTGGACGAGCTGCTGGCGGTCGACGTCCGCTGTAAGGATGGCCGGGTCCGCACCGTTCAGGGCGGCGCGACCCACCTCGGCCCCGCCTTCGGGGGCCTCTACTTGTTCAACTTCTACGACGTGACCGATCTTAAGCAGGCTAGGGAGCAGGCAGAACAGTCCGCGCGCGTCAAATCCGAGTTCCTGACCAACATGAGCCATGAGATCCGCACCCCGCTCAACGCCATGCTGGGCCTGGCGCAACTGCTGGAAGGCGAGGCGCTGTCGGCGGAGCAATGCCATCTGGTCCAACGACTGCGCGAGGCTGGACAATCCCTGCTCGCGCTCGTCAACGACATCCTCGATCTCTCCAAGCTTGCGGCCGGTCAACTGCGGCTGACCGCGCGGACCTTCTCCCCGGCGGCCGTGCTGGCGCAGGTCGCAAGCCTCCTGGGTCAAGAGGCCCGCGCCAAAGGGCTCGCCTTCCGGATCGACGCACCGGCGAACCTCGCCGCCTGGCTGCGCGGCGATTCGCTTCGGTTGGAGCAGATCCTCGTCAACCTGGTCGGCAACGCGGTGAAATTCACCGACCACGGCGAGGTGCGCATCCAGGTCAGCCAAGCGGACATCGACACCCAGAGGGTGCGGCTGCGTCTGGAGATCCAGGACACCGGGATCGGGATCACCCCCGAGCATCTGCCCACCCTGGGCGCCGCCTTTACCCAGGCGGATGGGAGCATCACCCGCCGGTTTGGCGGTACCGGGCTTGGGCTGGCCATCAGCAAACAGTTGGTCGAGCGGATGGAAGGTACCTTCGGCATCGACAGCACCCTCGGGGTCGGCAGCGCCTTCTGGTGCGAACTGCCTTTCGCGCGGGCCAGCGCGGACGACGCCATCCCCTTGGAGAAGGCCGCGCCCGCCGAGCGGACGCTCGGACCGCGCCTGAGCGGCGTGCATTGTCTGGTGGCGGATGACTGCCCACTGAATCAGGAGCTGGTCGAGCGCGCACTGAGGTGCGAGGGTGCCCGTGTGACGCTGGTTGCCGACGGTCGGCAGGCCCTCGACTGGCTGCGCGACCACCCCAAGGCAATCGATGCGGTGCTGATGGACATCCAGATGCCGGTGATGGATGGGCTCACGGCGGCGCGCGCGATCCGCGAGGAACTCGGCCTGATCGAGCTGCCCGTCATCGCCTGCTCCGCGGGCGTGCTGGCCGAGCACCGTCAACAGGCGCACGAGGCCGGATTCAGCGACTTTCTGGCGAAGCCCATGGATCTGGAGGATCTGGTCGCGGTGCTCCAGCGCTGGTGTGCAACGCCCGCGGCGGACGCCGCACCGCCCACCGGCGTCCCGACACGAACGCTCTCCGGGGCGCCGCGCACGGTCTTTCCCGACATCCCCGGACTCGACACCCATCAGGCTGCGCGACTCCTCGGCGACGATTGGTCGCTCTTTATCAAGCTGCTGCCGAAACTGACCATGGACTTTCGCGACGCGGCACAACGCACGCGCGACGACCTGGCGCGTGGCGCGATGGCCGACGCCGCCCTGGGGCTGCATTCCCTGCAAGGGCGCCTCGGCTATCTTGGCGCGCGCGAGCTGATCCAGACCGCCCGAACCTTGGAGCAGGGCCTGTTGGATGGGCGCACCGATCTCGAGGACATGATCGATACGCTTGAGGGACAACTCGCCGCGCTGCTCTCCGCGCTCGCGCCCTGGCTGGAACAATCCACCCAGCCGGCGGCGAGCGCGGGCGCGGCCAATGCGCTCGACTCGACGCAACTGGCGGCGCTGCATGCAGCCCTGATCCGCGGCGATCTGGCGGCATTGGCGCTGTTCGAGGTTCTGGAGCCGGCCCTGGTGCGGCGCGACGGCGAAGCCGCGACCGCGGCCCTGGCCGAGACGATCCGCTTGCTGCGCTTTGACGAGGCGCTGGCGCTTCTGGCGCCCGAGCCGGATCCGTCCCTCGATGCCGCCGACCGCTCGCAACGACGCAGCTCCTGCCAGACAGGGCTGAAGAAGATCCTGATCGTCGACGACGACCCTGTCAGCGTCCAACTCGCGGGGGCGGCGCTGATGTCCGACTACCAATGCGAATTCGCCTTATCCGGGGCGCGGGCGCTGGAACGGCTGAACATCGGGGCGCCGCCAGCGCTGATCCTGCTCGACCTCATGATGCCCGAGATGGACGGTTATGCCCTGTGCCGATGGCTTCGGGGCGACCCGCGATGGCGGGATCTTCCGGTGATCTACGTCACCGCCAGCCAGGATCTTGAGAGCGAGACCCGTGCCCTGCGGACTGGCGCGACGGATTTCATCTCCAAACCGATCAATCCGCCGGTGCTGCGTCTGCGGGTTGGCCTGCAAATCGAGTTGCGCAAGCGCGAGCAGGCACTGCGCGAGAGCGAGGCGCGCTTTGAGCGCCTCGCCCATTATGACGCGCTGACCGGGCTGCCCAACCGCCTGCTGCTGGCCGACCGTCTGCACCAGGCCATGGTGCAGACCCTGCGGCGCGGACAATCCCTGGCGCTGGCCTATCTCGATCTGGACGGTTTCAAGGCCATCAACGATCGTCACGGACACGCCGCCGGCGACCAGTTGTTGAAGGTTGTGTCCGAGCGCATGCAGCAGGCCGTGCGCGAAGGCGACACACTTGCCCGGCTCGGTGGAGACGAATTCGTGGCCGTGCTGGTCGATCTTGCGGACAGCGACGCCAGTGTGCCGTTGCTTAAACGGCTGCTCGCCGCCGCCGCCGCGCCGGTGCCGCTCGGCGAGCTGGTCGTGCAGGTTTCGGCCAGCATCGGCGTCACCTTTTATCCGCAACCGGACGAGATCGACGCGGATCAACTGCTGCGCCAGGCCGACCGGGCCATGTATCAGGCCAAGCTAACTGGCAAGAATCGCTACCAGGTCTTCGACCGCGAGGATGATCGGCGCCCGTGGCCGTCATAA
- a CDS encoding TIGR00645 family protein, producing MLERIIERALYASRWLLAPIYLGLSLTLIAIAFIFFHEVYHLFSHILETAESDMVLMILSLIDLSLVASLVVMVMFAGYENFVSRIDVREGDDKLDWLGKLDSGTLKLKVAASIVAISSIHLLKEFVNIPHVPNDKLMWYVIIHLTFVVSALLMGVLDRMSFASHRDHGDKDDAH from the coding sequence GTGCTGGAACGCATTATCGAACGAGCGCTCTATGCCAGCCGTTGGTTGCTGGCGCCGATCTATCTCGGCTTATCGCTCACCCTGATCGCGATCGCTTTCATCTTTTTTCACGAGGTCTATCACCTGTTCAGCCACATCCTTGAGACGGCCGAATCGGACATGGTTCTGATGATTCTGTCGCTGATCGACCTGTCGCTGGTGGCTAGTCTGGTGGTGATGGTGATGTTTGCCGGATACGAGAACTTCGTCTCCCGCATCGACGTGCGCGAGGGCGACGACAAGCTGGATTGGCTAGGGAAACTGGATTCGGGCACGCTCAAGCTGAAGGTGGCGGCGTCGATCGTCGCCATCTCCTCGATTCATCTGCTCAAGGAATTCGTCAACATCCCCCATGTCCCGAACGACAAGCTGATGTGGTATGTCATCATCCACCTGACCTTCGTGGTGTCGGCACTGCTGATGGGCGTACTGGACCGCATGTCATTTGCCTCCCATCGCGATCATGGAGACAAGGACGACGCGCATTAG
- a CDS encoding tetrathionate reductase family octaheme c-type cytochrome — MRPTIGFLLALVLGSFALTSTQTTADNWPTPPATVAPVPSQISGPLTGGTADHSKFEALKQPFASGPEVTKACLSCHTETGQHFMKNIHWTWERRNPETGQLLGKKHLINNFCTNSRGNEGMCAQCHAGYGWKDENFDFSDETNIDCLVCHETTGTYYKTPNSAGSPACSVMFEGKPAIDLALVAQSVDLPQRANCGACHFNGGGGDNVKHGDLSSALKHPPRKLDVHMGEDGLNFACTACHVTKSHVWAGSRYEIAAKDHEGIGKPGQRRDVATCESCHGLEPHPVDSLAAFKRNDHISSVACQTCHIPEFARGGVATMTDWDWRTAGKTRNGEGYHEHGYTQGNGEHRYTYKSIKGDFIYDENIVPLYRWFDGQMNYTTIDTKFDVNQAVAINDFTGSREDGDSRIWPFKVMRTWMPADLGNGTLVYNHLWGEDDDSYWGNYDMGKAIEHGMKQFNLPYSGQFGFVETLSYWPITHMVAPKEDALACESCHAEKGRLEGVEGIYLPGRDHNYWVDLIGILAVVGTLLGILIHALIRLFSPKGAKH, encoded by the coding sequence ATGCGACCGACAATCGGATTTCTCCTGGCCCTGGTGCTGGGATCTTTCGCGCTGACCTCGACACAGACCACGGCGGACAACTGGCCGACGCCTCCCGCCACGGTCGCGCCAGTCCCTTCGCAAATCTCCGGTCCGCTCACCGGCGGAACCGCCGACCACAGCAAATTCGAGGCATTGAAACAGCCATTCGCCTCGGGTCCGGAAGTCACCAAGGCGTGTCTAAGCTGCCATACCGAGACCGGGCAGCACTTCATGAAGAATATCCACTGGACCTGGGAGCGCCGCAACCCGGAGACCGGTCAACTGCTCGGCAAGAAGCACCTGATCAACAACTTCTGCACCAATTCGCGCGGCAACGAGGGAATGTGCGCCCAATGCCATGCCGGCTATGGCTGGAAGGACGAAAACTTCGACTTCAGCGACGAGACCAACATCGACTGTCTGGTCTGTCACGAAACCACCGGCACCTATTATAAAACGCCCAACAGCGCGGGCAGCCCGGCCTGTTCGGTCATGTTCGAGGGCAAGCCCGCGATCGACCTAGCGCTGGTGGCCCAGAGCGTCGACCTGCCGCAGCGCGCCAACTGCGGCGCCTGCCATTTCAATGGTGGCGGCGGCGATAACGTCAAGCACGGCGACTTGTCCTCGGCCCTGAAACACCCGCCACGCAAACTCGACGTGCACATGGGCGAGGACGGGCTCAACTTCGCCTGCACCGCCTGCCATGTCACCAAGTCGCACGTCTGGGCCGGCAGCCGCTACGAGATTGCCGCCAAGGACCATGAAGGCATCGGAAAACCCGGCCAGCGTCGCGATGTCGCCACCTGCGAGTCCTGCCACGGTCTCGAACCGCATCCGGTCGATTCGCTCGCCGCCTTCAAGCGCAACGACCATATCTCCAGCGTCGCCTGCCAGACCTGTCATATCCCCGAGTTCGCCCGCGGCGGCGTCGCTACCATGACCGATTGGGACTGGCGCACCGCCGGCAAAACGCGCAACGGCGAGGGCTATCACGAGCACGGCTACACCCAGGGCAACGGCGAGCATCGCTACACCTATAAGTCGATCAAGGGCGATTTCATCTACGACGAAAACATCGTACCGCTCTACCGTTGGTTCGACGGCCAGATGAACTACACCACCATCGACACCAAGTTCGATGTCAATCAAGCCGTCGCCATCAACGACTTTACCGGTTCGCGCGAGGATGGCGACTCGCGCATCTGGCCCTTCAAGGTCATGCGCACCTGGATGCCCGCCGATCTCGGGAACGGCACCCTGGTCTACAACCACCTGTGGGGCGAGGACGATGACTCCTACTGGGGCAATTACGACATGGGCAAGGCCATCGAGCACGGGATGAAGCAATTCAATCTCCCCTACTCCGGCCAATTCGGCTTCGTCGAGACGCTCTCCTATTGGCCCATCACGCACATGGTCGCACCCAAGGAAGACGCCCTGGCTTGCGAAAGCTGTCATGCCGAAAAGGGGCGCCTGGAGGGCGTGGAAGGGATCTACCTGCCGGGACGCGACCACAATTACTGGGTGGATCTGATCGGCATCCTGGCGGTTGTCGGCACCCTGCTCGGCATTCTGATCCATGCCCTGATCCGTCTTTTCTCGCCCAAGGGAGCAAAACACTGA